One region of Streptomyces sp. CG4 genomic DNA includes:
- a CDS encoding inositol monophosphatase, translating into MSPNPDPSSDLSSDPPSDPSSASAGYAVEHRTAVGAAEEAGALLRSRFPDGFAAHAKGQQGDVVTDLDVAAEQLVVGRIRDRFPHDRILAEESGELAGDGGGRTWLIDPLDGSNNVVIGLPVYVVGVALCVEDTPVVGVVHDPLTARTWSARRGGGAQGPGGRLAVPPRARPLSAAGPLLAWTQGHAVSRDDPVACALRHTLELRSRRLLQLWAPLVAWAMLARGDIDGFVGYRAEAIDLPAGALLAREAGVALRHLDGAEFGGGFGGPDTGRSFVAGRPEMLPHLLDLVSPFSPGTEGTHMGGTVPTGPAARRSSAAGTSPSGPTSGLRPGRPPA; encoded by the coding sequence ATGAGCCCGAACCCTGACCCGTCGTCCGATCTGTCGTCCGACCCGCCGTCCGATCCGTCGTCCGCGTCGGCCGGTTACGCCGTCGAGCACCGTACGGCCGTGGGCGCCGCCGAGGAGGCCGGGGCGCTGCTGCGGTCCCGCTTCCCCGACGGGTTCGCCGCCCACGCCAAGGGCCAACAGGGCGACGTCGTCACCGACTTGGACGTGGCCGCCGAGCAGCTGGTGGTCGGCCGGATCCGGGACCGCTTCCCGCACGACCGCATCCTCGCCGAGGAGTCCGGCGAACTCGCCGGTGACGGCGGCGGCCGCACCTGGCTGATCGATCCCCTCGACGGCAGCAACAACGTCGTCATCGGGCTCCCCGTCTACGTCGTCGGTGTCGCCCTCTGCGTCGAGGACACGCCCGTCGTGGGCGTCGTCCACGATCCGCTGACCGCCCGTACCTGGTCCGCTCGGCGGGGCGGCGGGGCCCAGGGGCCGGGCGGGCGCCTCGCCGTCCCGCCGCGCGCTCGCCCGCTCTCCGCCGCGGGCCCCCTGCTCGCCTGGACCCAGGGCCACGCCGTCTCCCGCGACGACCCCGTCGCCTGCGCCCTCCGCCACACCCTCGAACTCCGCTCCCGCCGCCTGCTCCAGCTCTGGGCACCCCTGGTCGCCTGGGCCATGCTGGCCCGCGGCGACATCGACGGCTTCGTGGGCTACCGCGCGGAGGCGATCGACCTCCCCGCCGGTGCGCTGCTCGCCCGCGAGGCCGGCGTCGCCCTGCGGCACCTCGACGGCGCGGAGTTCGGCGGCGGCTTCGGCGGCCCCGACACGGGGCGTTCCTTCGTCGCCGGGCGCCCGGAGATGCTGCCGCACCTCCTCGACCTCGTCAGCCCTTTCTCTCCCGGCACCGAGGGCACGCACATGGGGGGAACCGTCCCGACAGGTCCAGCGGCGCGGCGTTCTTCGGCGGCCGGTACGTCACCGTCGGGCCCCACGTCCGGCCTCCGTCCCGGGAGACCGCCAGCGTGA
- a CDS encoding Scr1 family TA system antitoxin-like transcriptional regulator has product MAIEDNPISREKYGAELRQRREAAGLTQEELAQRALMSRTHIAHIEAGRRRPDVKDAQRLDQVLETGGFFERFLPTLDGRRVAEHFEEALEFEGQAIEIREYAPSLVPGLLQTKEYAYEVFSSGYPRKSDEELDKLMATRLERARILDNFHSPEVCWLLDEAVLRRAVGGPAVMCRQLGHIVELSESRRIRVHVLPYSVGAHALQAGFLSLMWFEDLPPIAYAEGVKNGRIMELPSMVRECQELYDQALGDALSRRKSLDLLRSVAEGYEHEVQRAHHS; this is encoded by the coding sequence GTGGCCATCGAGGACAACCCGATCTCGCGGGAGAAGTACGGGGCGGAACTCAGGCAGCGGAGGGAGGCGGCGGGTCTCACGCAAGAGGAACTGGCCCAACGTGCGCTGATGTCCCGCACGCACATCGCCCACATCGAGGCGGGGCGGCGCAGGCCGGATGTGAAGGATGCGCAGCGGCTGGATCAAGTGCTGGAAACCGGCGGGTTCTTCGAGCGGTTTCTGCCGACGCTGGACGGCAGGAGGGTGGCCGAGCACTTCGAGGAGGCGCTGGAGTTCGAGGGCCAGGCGATCGAGATCCGCGAGTATGCGCCCAGCCTGGTGCCGGGTCTCCTGCAGACCAAGGAGTACGCGTACGAGGTCTTCAGCTCCGGCTATCCGCGCAAGAGCGACGAGGAGCTTGACAAGCTGATGGCCACGCGGCTGGAACGGGCGCGCATTCTCGACAACTTCCACTCGCCCGAGGTCTGCTGGCTCCTCGATGAGGCAGTACTGCGGCGTGCGGTCGGAGGTCCGGCCGTGATGTGCCGGCAGCTGGGTCACATCGTGGAGTTGAGTGAGAGCCGCCGTATCCGCGTCCACGTGCTCCCGTACTCCGTGGGTGCCCATGCCCTACAGGCGGGATTTCTCTCCCTCATGTGGTTCGAAGACCTTCCGCCCATTGCTTATGCGGAGGGCGTGAAGAACGGGCGGATCATGGAACTGCCATCCATGGTGCGCGAGTGCCAGGAGCTTTACGATCAAGCATTGGGCGACGCCTTGTCGCGCCGAAAGTCCCTGGACCTACTCAGGTCTGTCGCGGAGGGTTACGAACATGAAGTGCAGCGAGCACACCATTCCTGA